A DNA window from Drosophila pseudoobscura strain MV-25-SWS-2005 chromosome 2, UCI_Dpse_MV25, whole genome shotgun sequence contains the following coding sequences:
- the LOC117184615 gene encoding uncharacterized protein isoform X2 has product MERPCFDILVNRLEVLRKKDTNCRAAIPLEKRIAIALYTLGSSSVYRTVGRLFGVAPNSVCNILHEFCRALIDEFSKEYMSPNYLTSDKIDECVKGFEAIGFPQCLGAIDGCHIEIKPPAAEAVDHHNYQ; this is encoded by the exons ATGGAGAGGCCCTGCTTTGATATTTTAGTGAATCGGCTTGAAGTGCTGCGAAAGAAGGACACCAACTGCCGAGCTGCAATTCCTTTGGAAAAGCGCATCGCCATTGCGCTATACACTTTGGGCTCGTCCTCTGTGTACCGAACAGTTGGCAGGCTTTTCGGTGTAGCTCCAAACAGTGTGTGTAATATCCTGCACGAGTTTTGCAGAGCACTTATCGACGAGTTTTCGAAGGAGTACATGTCGCCCAATTACCTAACTTCCGACAAAATTGATGAGTGCGTAAAGGGATTCGAGGCAATTGGGTTTCCTCAGTGCCTAGGTGCGATTG ATGGATGCCACATCGAAATAAAACCACCAGCAGCTGAGGCAGTAGACCACCATAACTA TCAATAA
- the LOC117184615 gene encoding uncharacterized protein isoform X1, producing the protein MERPCFDILVNRLEVLRKKDTNCRAAIPLEKRIAIALYTLGSSSVYRTVGRLFGVAPNSVCNILHEFCRALIDEFSKEYMSPNYLTSDKIDECVKGFEAIGFPQCLGAIDGCHIEIKPPAAEAVDHHNYKGWYSTVLFALVDYRFTYINIGSAGRCNDSMIYQKSSLTKHIEASALLQEKAKEISGVNVPVMFIGDSAYRFSKKLMKPYPFSTVASLEQRTFNYNLTKARRVVENAFGHLKARFRIIG; encoded by the exons ATGGAGAGGCCCTGCTTTGATATTTTAGTGAATCGGCTTGAAGTGCTGCGAAAGAAGGACACCAACTGCCGAGCTGCAATTCCTTTGGAAAAGCGCATCGCCATTGCGCTATACACTTTGGGCTCGTCCTCTGTGTACCGAACAGTTGGCAGGCTTTTCGGTGTAGCTCCAAACAGTGTGTGTAATATCCTGCACGAGTTTTGCAGAGCACTTATCGACGAGTTTTCGAAGGAGTACATGTCGCCCAATTACCTAACTTCCGACAAAATTGATGAGTGCGTAAAGGGATTCGAGGCAATTGGGTTTCCTCAGTGCCTAGGTGCGATTG ATGGATGCCACATCGAAATAAAACCACCAGCAGCTGAGGCAGTAGACCACCATAACTATAAGGGCTGGTATTCCACAGTCTTGTTTGCCCTAGTGGATTATAG atttacatatataaatatcggCTCTGCAGGAAGGTGCAATGACTCGATGATATACCAGAAGTCAAGCCTTACAAAACATATCGAAGCATCGGCATTACTCCAAGAGAAAGCCAAGGAAATAAGCGGAGTAAACGTCCCTGTAATGTTTATCGGGGACTCGGCATATAGGTTTTCTAAAAAGCTGATGAAACCTTACCCGTTTTCCACAGTCGCCTCTTTGGAACAGCGCACGTTTAACTATAACCTTACCAAAGCTAGGCGAGTGgtggaaaatgcatttgggCATTTAAAAGCCAGATTTCGAATAATCGGATAA
- the LOC26534381 gene encoding uncharacterized protein isoform X1, which produces MDFVPENSSSANKRTTAGGRVKWSAALECLLIDIWQEKIEDLRGPRKNSHVYMEMAESMKEAGLELGWGEISTKLENMTKKYRIEKSKIGPSGGAPSGWQHYDKLNSFLGCYRINNMEQSTLDNDNPVEYFSDIIEMDLDGSCSSSTLSGPSPKKKKKTDISLLAEIAQERLEQQKDHHVRQEKMVQDLIRDQTKFQNDFLEVLKNKNK; this is translated from the exons ATGGATTTTGTGCCAGAAAACTCCTCCAGTG CAAACAAGAGAacaacagcaggcggcagggtgAAATGGAGTGCCGCGCTTGAGTGCCTGCTGATTGACATATGGCAGGAGAAAATTGAAGATTTGCGCGGACCACGCAAAAATTCACATGTGTACATGGAGATGGCCGAGTCCATGAAGGAGGCTGGGCTTGAGCTTGGATGGGGCGAGATAAGCACAAAGCTCGAGAACATGACCAAAAAATACAG GAttgaaaaaagtaaaattgGACCGAGCGGGGGTGCTCCTTCTGGGTGGCAACATTACGATAAATTAAACTCATTTCTGGGGTGCTACCGGATAAACAACATGGAGCAGAGCACATTGGACAACGACA ATCCTGTTGAGTACTTTTCGGATATTATTGAGATGGACCTGGACGGATCTTGTAGCTCCAGCACCTTGTCTGGGCCTtcgccaaagaaaaagaaaaagaccGACATTTCGTTGCTGGCAGAGATCGCCCAGGAGCGTCTCGAACAACAAAAGGACCACCACGTTAGGCAGGAGAAGATGGTGCAGGACTTGATCAGAGACCAAACAAAATTCCAGAACGACTTTTTAgaagttttaaaaaataaaaataaataa
- the LOC26534381 gene encoding uncharacterized protein isoform X2: MDFVPENSSSANKRTTAGGRVKWSAALECLLIDIWQEKIEDLRGPRKNSHVYMEMAESMKEAGLELGWGEISTKLENMTKKYRH, from the exons ATGGATTTTGTGCCAGAAAACTCCTCCAGTG CAAACAAGAGAacaacagcaggcggcagggtgAAATGGAGTGCCGCGCTTGAGTGCCTGCTGATTGACATATGGCAGGAGAAAATTGAAGATTTGCGCGGACCACGCAAAAATTCACATGTGTACATGGAGATGGCCGAGTCCATGAAGGAGGCTGGGCTTGAGCTTGGATGGGGCGAGATAAGCACAAAGCTCGAGAACATGACCAAAAAATACAG GCACTGA